Proteins co-encoded in one Ruegeria sp. YS9 genomic window:
- a CDS encoding MmcQ/YjbR family DNA-binding protein: protein MDRDFINSICKEFPGAELSDPWGGGHDAWKVGGKMFACIGTANDGVSVKTPDVETAQMVIDAGVAVKAPYFHRSWVRLPFDAETEELRHRLTVSYDLVRASLTKKLQAKLPPRS, encoded by the coding sequence ATGGATCGAGACTTCATCAATTCCATCTGCAAGGAATTTCCCGGAGCCGAGCTGTCAGACCCGTGGGGCGGCGGTCATGACGCGTGGAAGGTTGGCGGCAAGATGTTTGCCTGTATCGGAACTGCAAATGACGGCGTGTCGGTCAAAACACCCGACGTGGAAACGGCTCAGATGGTGATTGATGCCGGTGTCGCGGTGAAAGCCCCCTATTTTCACCGCAGCTGGGTCCGCCTGCCGTTTGATGCCGAGACCGAGGAGCTGCGCCATCGTTTGACGGTTTCATATGATCTCGTTCGCGCTTCGTTGACTAAAAAGCTTCAGGCGAAGCTGCCACCGCGAAGCTGA
- a CDS encoding DUF192 domain-containing protein: MKRLRILLTIFLTLWAGVAAAACRSDRVTLRNDSATVQFDVEIAVTPQERSRGLMFRESLPTRSGMLFVFDPPQPVAFWMKNTLIPLDMIFLDRTGLVTRVHEGAIPGDLTPIEGGDSVFAVLEINAGLSARYSIGPGTQMKHEIFSQGPAIWPC; this comes from the coding sequence ATGAAACGGCTTCGGATACTCTTGACCATATTCTTAACGTTGTGGGCAGGAGTTGCCGCTGCCGCATGCAGATCCGACCGTGTCACGCTCAGAAATGACAGTGCGACGGTGCAATTTGACGTGGAAATCGCCGTTACACCGCAAGAGCGATCCCGCGGTTTGATGTTTCGCGAATCGTTGCCGACCCGATCCGGTATGCTGTTCGTCTTTGACCCGCCGCAGCCTGTTGCCTTCTGGATGAAGAACACCCTGATCCCGCTGGATATGATTTTTCTGGATCGCACCGGTTTGGTGACTCGTGTGCATGAAGGGGCGATTCCGGGTGATCTTACGCCGATTGAAGGGGGCGATTCCGTATTTGCGGTGCTGGAAATCAATGCAGGATTGTCCGCGCGCTACTCCATCGGGCCCGGGACACAGATGAAGCACGAAATTTTTTCGCAAGGACCTGCAATTTGGCCCTGTTAG
- a CDS encoding outer membrane protein: MKQTFELFSVLIVVALTASASPVMAEDWTGGYVGLSFGYADADGPGGSSGDDTAFGAHVGYDQDFGAFVLGGELEYNRLSLNLSQSQGSLDSMTRLKLRGGYDFGSALGYVVVGAARAETSVDSDTAAVYGIGIAYPIGENFVISGEALRQDFDDVTRSTGGLESNVFNLRTTFRF; this comes from the coding sequence TTGAAACAGACTTTTGAACTTTTTTCTGTCCTGATTGTCGTGGCTCTGACAGCCAGCGCCAGTCCGGTTATGGCAGAGGATTGGACAGGAGGTTACGTTGGGCTCAGCTTTGGGTACGCGGATGCGGATGGACCGGGTGGATCAAGCGGGGACGACACCGCCTTTGGTGCGCATGTAGGCTATGACCAGGATTTCGGGGCTTTCGTTCTGGGCGGTGAACTTGAATACAACCGCCTGTCCCTGAACCTCAGCCAATCTCAGGGAAGCTTGGACAGCATGACGCGCTTGAAACTGCGTGGCGGGTACGATTTCGGCAGTGCGCTGGGGTATGTCGTCGTTGGCGCGGCACGGGCCGAAACATCCGTCGACAGCGATACCGCCGCCGTTTACGGAATCGGCATCGCTTATCCGATTGGCGAGAATTTTGTCATCAGCGGTGAAGCGCTGCGGCAAGACTTCGATGATGTGACCCGATCCACCGGTGGTCTGGAATCCAACGTCTTCAACCTGCGTACAACGTTCCGTTTCTGA
- the cimA gene encoding citramalate synthase, with product MTRERLYLYDTTLRDGQQTQGVQFSTAEKVQIAQALDALGVDYIEGGWPGANPTDSAFFDAAPKTAARLTAFGMTKRAGRSAENDDVLAAVMNAGTQAVCLVGKSHDYHVTHALGISLEENTENVRASVAHIVAQGREALFDAEHFFDGYKDNPEYATEVCRAALEAGARWVVLCDTNGGALPSEVGRIVSEVIAAGLPGERLGIHTHNDTENAVACSLAAVEAGARQIQGTLNGLGERCGNANLTALIPTLLLKEPYASQFATGVSLDALAGLTRTSRMLDDVLNRVPSKQAAYVGASAFAHKAGLHASAILKDPSTYEHVDPASVGNERIIPMSNQAGQSNLRKRLTEAGLSVESGDPALGRILERIKLREAEGYSYDTAQASFELLARDELGQLPEFFEVKRYKVTVERRKNKYNKMVSLSEAVVVVKVDGEKKLSVSESMDESGNDRGPVNALAKALAKDLGQYSQVLSDMRLVDFKVRITQGGTEAVTRVIIDSEDGQGRRWSTVGVSANIVDASFEALLDAIQWKLVRDCDPQKAAAE from the coding sequence ATGACCAGGGAACGCCTCTATCTTTATGACACGACGCTGCGTGACGGGCAGCAGACCCAGGGCGTGCAGTTTTCGACCGCTGAAAAGGTGCAGATCGCACAGGCGCTGGACGCATTGGGGGTGGATTACATCGAAGGCGGTTGGCCCGGTGCCAACCCCACCGACAGCGCGTTTTTTGACGCCGCCCCAAAGACTGCGGCCCGGTTGACGGCCTTTGGCATGACCAAGCGGGCGGGGCGCTCGGCCGAGAATGACGATGTGCTGGCTGCGGTGATGAATGCGGGAACGCAGGCCGTTTGTCTGGTTGGCAAGTCGCATGACTATCACGTGACCCACGCGCTTGGTATTTCGCTTGAAGAGAACACGGAAAACGTTCGTGCTTCGGTGGCACATATCGTTGCGCAAGGGCGCGAGGCGCTGTTCGATGCGGAACATTTCTTTGACGGGTACAAGGACAACCCGGAATACGCGACCGAAGTTTGCCGTGCGGCACTGGAGGCGGGTGCGAGATGGGTTGTGCTATGCGATACCAACGGTGGCGCGTTGCCGTCCGAGGTCGGGCGGATCGTGTCCGAAGTGATCGCGGCAGGCCTGCCGGGTGAACGGTTGGGTATCCACACCCATAACGACACCGAGAACGCAGTGGCCTGTTCTCTGGCGGCTGTCGAAGCAGGTGCGCGGCAAATTCAGGGAACGCTGAATGGTCTGGGTGAACGTTGTGGCAACGCAAACCTGACGGCGCTGATCCCGACATTGCTGCTGAAAGAACCCTACGCCTCGCAGTTTGCAACAGGCGTCAGCCTTGATGCGTTGGCCGGGCTGACCCGAACCAGCCGCATGTTGGATGATGTTCTGAACCGGGTGCCCAGCAAGCAGGCGGCTTATGTAGGCGCATCGGCCTTCGCGCATAAGGCTGGGTTGCACGCCAGCGCGATCCTCAAGGACCCGTCGACTTATGAACACGTGGACCCGGCGAGCGTTGGCAATGAACGCATCATTCCGATGTCGAACCAGGCTGGCCAGTCGAACTTGCGCAAACGTCTGACCGAAGCAGGGCTGAGCGTTGAATCCGGCGATCCCGCATTGGGCCGCATCCTTGAACGGATCAAGCTCCGTGAAGCTGAAGGGTATTCCTATGACACCGCACAGGCCAGTTTCGAACTGTTGGCGCGGGATGAACTGGGGCAACTGCCAGAATTCTTCGAGGTCAAGCGCTACAAGGTCACTGTTGAGCGTCGGAAGAACAAATACAACAAGATGGTCAGCCTGTCCGAGGCTGTCGTCGTGGTGAAAGTGGACGGTGAAAAGAAACTGTCGGTCAGCGAATCCATGGACGAGTCCGGCAACGACAGGGGGCCTGTGAACGCGCTGGCCAAAGCGTTGGCGAAGGATCTGGGTCAATACTCGCAGGTCCTGTCAGACATGCGCCTTGTCGATTTCAAGGTCCGTATCACCCAGGGCGGGACCGAGGCGGTGACCCGCGTCATCATCGACAGCGAAGACGGTCAGGGGCGGCGCTGGTCGACCGTTGGCGTGAGTGCGAACATAGTTGATGCGTCCTTTGAGGCGCTGCTGGATGCGATCCAGTGGAAACTGGTCCGTGATTGTGATCCGCAAAAGGCAGCGGCCGAGTGA
- a CDS encoding vitamin B12-dependent ribonucleotide reductase yields the protein MKIERKFTKPDQDAYAELNFVSATSEIRNPDGTIVFRLDDIEVPSSWSQVASDVIAQKYFRKAGVPTKLKKVKEKDVPEFLWRSVPAEGAEFVGETSSKQVFDRLAGAWAYWGWKGGYFSTEEDARAYFDEMRFMLATQRAAPNSPQWFNTGLHWAYGIDGPAQGHHYVDYKTGKLTKSKSAYEHPQPHACFIQSVDDDLVNEGGIMDLWVREARLFKYGSGTGTNFSHLRAEGEALSGGGKSSGLMGFLKIGDRAAGAIKSGGTTRRAAKMVIVDADHPDIEQFIQWKVIEEQKVASIVAGSKMHEKMLNGIFEAIRSWDGSADDAYDPNKNDALKKAVRKAKKVAIPETYIKRVLDYAKQGHDSIEFPTYDTDWDSEAYSSVSGQNSNNSIRVTNAFLKAVEKDADWELINRTDGKVAKVVKARDLWEKVGHAAWACADPGIQFHDTVNEWHTCPEDGEIRGSNPCSEYMFLDDTACNLASMNLLTFLKDGEFQAADYMHASRLWTLTLEISVTMAQFPSKEIAQLSYDFRTLGLGYANIGGLLMNMGYSYDSDEGRAICGALTAIMTGVAYATSAEIAGELGPFKGYERNADHMLRVIRNHRRAAQGVTEGYEKLAVKPVPLDHGNCPDKRLVDLAMSAWDEALSLGEKNGYRNAQATVIAPTGTIGLVMDCDTTGIEPDFALVKFKKLAGGGYFKIINRSVPSALEKLGYSSSQIEEIVSYAVGHGTIGNAPGINHTSLTGHGFGPNELAKVDAALESAFDIRFVFNQWTLGEDFCTGVLGIPATKLNDPTFDLLRHLGFTKADIDAANDHVCGTMTLEGAPHLKEEHYSIFDCANPCGKKGKRFLGVDSHITMMAAAQSFISGAISKTINMPNDATIEDCQKAYELSWSLGVKANALYRDGSKLSQPLAAALVEDDDEAAEVLESGSAQEKAVVLAEKVIEKVVVKEIIRSHREKLPHRRKGYTQKAIVGGHKVYLRTGEFEDGQLGEIFIDMHKEGAGFRAMMNNFAIAVSVGLQYGVPLEEFVDAFTFTKFEPAGMVQGNDSIKNATSILDYIFRELAVSYLDRTDLAHVKPEGATFDDLGRGEDEGVSNVSEISESAASRSLEVLKQISSTGYLRKRLPQDLAVFNAGQVEVNGMAEPAASFEAPAAETAVATGMDARTKAKMQGYEGDPCGECGNYTLVRNGTCMKCNTCGATSGCS from the coding sequence ATGAAGATTGAAAGAAAATTCACCAAACCGGATCAGGACGCCTATGCGGAACTGAATTTTGTGTCTGCAACGTCTGAAATCAGAAATCCGGATGGCACAATCGTTTTTCGTCTGGATGACATCGAAGTCCCCTCCAGCTGGTCGCAGGTCGCAAGTGATGTGATTGCGCAGAAATACTTTCGCAAGGCGGGCGTGCCCACCAAGCTCAAGAAAGTGAAGGAAAAAGATGTTCCCGAGTTTCTGTGGCGCTCGGTTCCCGCAGAAGGCGCCGAGTTCGTAGGAGAAACTTCGTCGAAGCAAGTGTTCGACCGTCTGGCCGGAGCCTGGGCCTATTGGGGCTGGAAGGGCGGCTATTTCTCGACCGAGGAAGATGCGCGCGCCTATTTCGACGAGATGCGCTTTATGCTGGCGACCCAGCGCGCGGCGCCGAACTCACCGCAGTGGTTCAACACGGGCCTGCACTGGGCTTATGGAATCGATGGCCCGGCACAGGGGCACCATTATGTCGATTACAAGACCGGCAAGCTGACCAAATCCAAATCGGCCTACGAACATCCGCAGCCGCACGCGTGCTTCATCCAGTCGGTCGATGATGATCTGGTGAACGAAGGCGGCATCATGGATCTGTGGGTGCGCGAGGCGCGCCTGTTCAAATACGGCTCGGGAACCGGGACCAATTTCAGCCATCTGCGCGCAGAGGGCGAGGCGCTGTCGGGCGGCGGCAAGTCCTCGGGCCTCATGGGCTTTCTCAAGATCGGCGACCGCGCCGCCGGCGCGATCAAATCAGGCGGAACGACCCGTCGGGCAGCAAAGATGGTCATCGTCGATGCGGATCACCCGGACATCGAGCAATTCATCCAATGGAAGGTGATCGAAGAACAGAAGGTGGCCTCGATCGTTGCCGGATCGAAGATGCACGAGAAGATGCTGAACGGCATTTTCGAGGCCATCCGATCTTGGGATGGATCTGCCGATGACGCCTATGATCCGAACAAGAACGACGCGCTGAAGAAGGCGGTTCGTAAAGCGAAAAAGGTCGCGATCCCAGAAACTTACATCAAGCGCGTCTTGGATTATGCCAAGCAGGGCCACGACAGCATCGAGTTCCCGACCTATGATACAGACTGGGATTCAGAGGCGTACAGCTCGGTTTCGGGCCAGAACTCGAACAACTCGATCCGCGTGACCAATGCGTTCCTCAAGGCGGTTGAAAAGGATGCCGATTGGGAGTTGATCAACCGCACCGACGGCAAGGTGGCCAAGGTGGTCAAGGCGCGTGATCTTTGGGAAAAGGTCGGCCACGCCGCGTGGGCTTGCGCCGATCCGGGCATCCAGTTCCACGATACCGTCAACGAGTGGCACACATGCCCCGAAGATGGTGAGATCCGCGGCTCGAACCCGTGCTCGGAGTACATGTTCCTCGACGATACGGCCTGTAACCTGGCGTCGATGAACCTGCTGACCTTCCTGAAGGATGGTGAGTTCCAGGCGGCGGACTACATGCACGCCTCGCGTCTGTGGACCCTGACGCTGGAAATCTCGGTGACGATGGCGCAGTTCCCGTCGAAGGAAATCGCGCAACTGTCCTATGACTTCCGCACACTGGGTCTGGGCTACGCCAATATCGGCGGTCTGCTGATGAATATGGGCTACAGCTACGACTCGGATGAGGGTCGGGCGATCTGTGGTGCGCTGACCGCGATCATGACCGGTGTGGCCTATGCAACCTCGGCTGAGATCGCCGGTGAGCTTGGCCCGTTCAAAGGCTACGAACGCAACGCCGACCACATGTTGCGGGTCATCCGCAACCACCGCCGCGCGGCACAAGGTGTGACCGAGGGCTACGAGAAACTGGCGGTCAAGCCGGTGCCACTGGATCACGGCAACTGCCCGGACAAGCGTCTGGTCGATCTGGCCATGTCAGCCTGGGATGAGGCGCTGAGCCTTGGTGAGAAAAACGGCTATCGCAACGCGCAGGCCACCGTGATCGCGCCAACCGGCACCATTGGTCTGGTGATGGATTGCGACACCACCGGGATCGAGCCTGACTTTGCGCTGGTAAAGTTCAAGAAGCTGGCCGGTGGCGGTTACTTCAAGATCATCAACCGCTCGGTGCCTTCGGCGCTGGAAAAGCTGGGCTATTCCTCGTCGCAGATCGAAGAGATCGTGTCCTATGCCGTTGGTCACGGCACCATCGGCAACGCGCCGGGGATCAACCACACCTCGCTGACCGGTCACGGCTTTGGCCCGAATGAACTGGCAAAGGTGGACGCGGCGCTGGAAAGCGCCTTCGATATCCGGTTCGTCTTCAACCAGTGGACGCTGGGCGAGGATTTCTGCACCGGCGTTCTTGGCATCCCGGCGACCAAGCTGAATGACCCGACATTCGACCTGCTGCGCCATCTGGGCTTTACCAAGGCGGATATCGACGCGGCCAACGACCATGTCTGCGGAACCATGACACTGGAAGGTGCGCCGCATCTGAAGGAAGAGCATTATTCGATCTTTGATTGCGCCAACCCGTGCGGAAAAAAAGGCAAGCGTTTCCTTGGTGTTGACAGTCATATCACCATGATGGCGGCGGCACAGAGCTTCATTTCGGGTGCGATCTCGAAGACGATCAACATGCCGAATGACGCGACCATCGAAGACTGTCAGAAAGCCTATGAACTCAGCTGGTCGCTGGGTGTGAAGGCCAACGCGCTTTATCGTGACGGTTCGAAACTGTCGCAACCGCTGGCGGCAGCACTGGTCGAGGATGACGACGAGGCGGCAGAGGTGCTGGAAAGCGGATCGGCGCAGGAAAAGGCCGTCGTTCTGGCCGAGAAGGTGATCGAGAAGGTTGTGGTCAAGGAAATCATCCGCAGCCATCGTGAAAAACTGCCGCATCGCCGCAAGGGCTATACCCAGAAGGCAATCGTCGGTGGCCACAAGGTCTATCTGCGCACTGGTGAGTTCGAAGACGGCCAGTTGGGCGAGATTTTCATCGACATGCACAAGGAAGGCGCTGGCTTCCGGGCGATGATGAACAACTTTGCCATCGCCGTGTCGGTTGGTCTGCAATACGGCGTGCCGCTGGAAGAATTCGTGGACGCCTTCACCTTCACCAAGTTCGAACCCGCGGGGATGGTGCAGGGCAACGACTCGATCAAGAACGCGACGTCGATCCTGGATTACATCTTCCGCGAATTGGCCGTGTCTTATCTGGATCGTACCGATCTGGCCCATGTGAAACCCGAAGGCGCAACCTTCGATGATCTGGGCCGGGGCGAAGACGAGGGTGTCTCGAACGTTTCGGAAATCAGCGAATCAGCCGCGTCCAGGTCGTTGGAAGTGCTGAAACAAATCAGCTCCACCGGTTATCTGCGCAAGCGCTTGCCGCAAGATCTGGCGGTGTTCAACGCCGGTCAGGTCGAGGTGAACGGCATGGCTGAACCGGCGGCTTCCTTCGAAGCACCGGCAGCCGAAACGGCGGTGGCCACCGGCATGGACGCCCGCACGAAGGCCAAGATGCAGGGGTACGAGGGCGATCCCTGCGGCGAATGCGGAAACTACACGCTGGTGCGCAACGGCACCTGCATGAAATGCAACACCTGTGGCGCGACAAGCGGGTGTAGTTAA
- the cysS gene encoding cysteine--tRNA ligase: MTTIKLHNTRTRTKEDFVPIDPDNVRMYVCGPTVYDRAHLGNARPVVVFDVLYRLLRHVYGAEHVTYVRNFTDVDDKINATALARKQAGAEGTLEQLVQERSDETIGWYLHDMGALGTLEPNEMPRATQYIAQMIAMIEDLIAKGHAYAAEGHVLFAVDSWKESYGKLSGRSVDDMIAGARVEVAPYKKNPMDFVLWKPSTDELPGWDSPWGRGRPGWHIECSAMSYELLGESFDIHGGGNDLMFPHHENEIAQSKCAHPQGEFARVWLHNEMLQVEGKKMSKSLGNFFTVHDLLEQGVPGEVIRFVFLQTHYRKPMDWTEKKAREAEATLRKWRALTAGIEPAASAAPEVIAALSDDLNTAGAMAELYRLASDGDAAGLLASAQLLGLLLPQMGGWADTASVDLSAHEDRLAKARVAAMQNKDFSEVDRLKAAYVAAGLEVRMSKEGVELVPGAGFDATKLEEV; encoded by the coding sequence ATGACGACGATCAAGCTGCACAACACGCGGACGCGGACGAAGGAAGATTTCGTACCGATCGACCCTGATAACGTGCGGATGTATGTCTGTGGTCCGACGGTCTATGACCGCGCGCATCTGGGCAACGCACGGCCGGTGGTGGTGTTCGATGTGCTGTATCGTCTGTTGCGCCATGTCTATGGCGCAGAGCACGTGACCTATGTGCGCAACTTCACCGACGTAGACGACAAGATCAACGCCACGGCGCTGGCCCGCAAACAGGCGGGTGCGGAAGGTACGCTGGAACAATTGGTGCAGGAACGGTCGGATGAAACCATCGGCTGGTACCTGCATGATATGGGTGCTTTGGGCACGTTGGAGCCGAACGAGATGCCGCGTGCGACCCAGTATATCGCTCAGATGATCGCAATGATCGAGGATCTGATCGCCAAGGGCCATGCCTATGCCGCCGAAGGCCATGTTCTGTTTGCGGTGGACAGCTGGAAAGAGAGCTACGGCAAGCTGTCGGGGCGCTCGGTCGATGACATGATCGCGGGCGCGAGGGTCGAGGTGGCGCCCTACAAGAAGAACCCGATGGATTTTGTCTTGTGGAAACCCTCGACCGATGAACTGCCGGGCTGGGACAGCCCATGGGGGCGGGGACGTCCGGGCTGGCACATCGAATGCTCGGCCATGAGCTATGAATTGCTGGGTGAGAGTTTTGATATCCATGGTGGCGGCAACGACCTGATGTTCCCGCACCACGAAAACGAGATCGCCCAGAGCAAATGCGCGCACCCGCAGGGTGAATTCGCGCGGGTCTGGCTGCATAACGAGATGTTGCAGGTCGAAGGCAAGAAGATGTCCAAATCGCTGGGCAATTTCTTTACCGTGCATGATCTGCTGGAACAGGGCGTTCCGGGCGAAGTGATCCGCTTTGTCTTCTTGCAGACGCATTATCGCAAGCCGATGGACTGGACCGAGAAGAAGGCCCGTGAGGCAGAGGCGACGCTGCGCAAGTGGCGGGCGCTGACAGCGGGCATCGAGCCCGCCGCCAGCGCGGCACCTGAGGTGATCGCGGCGCTGAGCGACGACCTGAACACGGCAGGTGCCATGGCCGAGCTTTACCGCCTGGCGTCAGATGGAGACGCTGCGGGATTGCTGGCAAGCGCGCAACTGCTGGGTTTGCTGCTGCCCCAGATGGGAGGGTGGGCGGACACCGCGTCCGTAGACCTGAGCGCCCATGAAGATCGCTTGGCGAAGGCGCGCGTAGCTGCAATGCAAAACAAGGATTTCTCGGAGGTCGATCGACTCAAGGCTGCGTATGTAGCGGCAGGGCTTGAGGTTCGAATGAGCAAGGAAGGTGTCGAACTGGTGCCGGGCGCGGGCTTTGATGCCACCAAGCTGGAGGAGGTTTGA
- a CDS encoding trimethylamine methyltransferase family protein, with amino-acid sequence MNDQSRNTSRSGGRAARRAARATALPEHLRPVRPGMEGGVLNVLTQAQIERIHEAALTALETIGLADAPQSGIDYLVGAGCILGDDGRIRFPRALVEDTIAKANRKVTLYSRDGKTDLDLTGTKVHYGTAGAAVSMVDVHGREYRDSTVQDLHDAARICQQLDNIHFVQRPMVCRDIADNLEMDLNTIYASCSGTFKHIGTSFTEPSHVAPAMEMIYMIAGGEDKYRERPFVSNSNCFVVPPMKFATESCEVMEECIKAGMPVLLLSAGMAGATAPSTIAGAITQATAECLAGLVYVNAVSPGAPAVFGTWPFGLDLRTGAMSIGSGEQALLTAGCAQMHRFYDLPGGAAAGASDSKLPDMQAGWEQMCSNVMAGLSGLNMVYEAAGMHASLLGFCFESLILSDDLIGQALRCVRGIEVTDETLALDQIASVCMGGPGHYLGTDATLSRMQADYVYPTFGDRSSPKEWVELGKPDLVEKAVARKNEILSTPSAARFDPLLDAEIREKFNIHLPL; translated from the coding sequence ATGAACGACCAATCCCGCAACACATCGCGCAGCGGCGGTCGCGCTGCGCGTCGCGCTGCCCGTGCAACCGCATTGCCTGAACATCTGCGCCCCGTGCGCCCCGGTATGGAAGGCGGTGTCCTGAATGTCCTGACCCAGGCACAGATCGAACGTATCCACGAGGCCGCCCTGACCGCATTGGAAACCATTGGTCTGGCAGACGCGCCGCAAAGCGGAATCGACTATCTGGTCGGTGCAGGCTGCATACTGGGCGACGATGGCCGCATCCGCTTTCCCCGTGCCCTTGTCGAAGACACGATCGCAAAGGCGAACCGCAAGGTCACTTTGTACAGCCGCGATGGAAAAACCGATCTGGACCTGACCGGTACAAAAGTACATTACGGCACGGCTGGTGCCGCCGTTTCCATGGTCGACGTGCATGGTCGCGAGTATCGTGATTCAACCGTTCAGGATTTGCACGATGCCGCACGCATCTGCCAACAGCTTGACAATATTCACTTTGTTCAACGCCCCATGGTCTGTCGCGATATCGCCGACAACCTGGAAATGGACCTGAACACGATCTACGCAAGTTGTTCGGGAACGTTCAAACATATCGGCACGTCCTTCACGGAACCCAGCCACGTCGCCCCCGCGATGGAGATGATCTACATGATCGCGGGCGGCGAGGACAAATATCGCGAGCGACCTTTCGTGTCGAACTCGAACTGCTTCGTCGTCCCTCCGATGAAATTCGCCACAGAAAGCTGCGAAGTGATGGAGGAGTGCATCAAGGCCGGGATGCCGGTGCTGTTGCTGTCAGCCGGGATGGCCGGTGCCACCGCGCCATCGACAATCGCCGGAGCAATCACCCAAGCCACGGCGGAATGCCTTGCGGGATTGGTTTATGTAAACGCCGTAAGTCCCGGCGCACCCGCAGTTTTCGGCACCTGGCCTTTTGGTCTTGATCTGCGGACCGGCGCAATGTCCATCGGTTCCGGAGAACAAGCCCTGCTGACGGCAGGCTGCGCCCAGATGCACCGTTTCTACGACTTGCCTGGGGGTGCGGCGGCCGGTGCATCAGATTCGAAGCTGCCCGACATGCAGGCCGGGTGGGAACAGATGTGCTCGAACGTGATGGCGGGGCTGTCCGGGTTGAACATGGTTTATGAAGCCGCTGGCATGCACGCCTCGCTGCTGGGTTTCTGCTTTGAAAGCCTCATCCTCAGCGACGACCTGATCGGTCAGGCACTGCGCTGTGTGCGCGGGATCGAAGTGACCGATGAAACCCTGGCATTGGATCAGATCGCATCCGTATGCATGGGCGGCCCCGGTCATTATCTGGGCACCGATGCGACCCTCAGCCGGATGCAGGCCGACTATGTCTATCCGACCTTTGGTGACCGCTCGTCCCCCAAGGAGTGGGTGGAGCTTGGCAAACCGGATCTGGTTGAAAAGGCAGTGGCCCGAAAGAATGAAATCCTGTCCACCCCGTCGGCGGCCCGGTTCGACCCTCTTCTGGATGCTGAAATTCGGGAAAAATTCAACATTCACTTGCCGTTATAG
- a CDS encoding pyridoxal phosphate-dependent aminotransferase: MKLSERITQITGGGSDGWDVFYRARRMQSEGQAVTELTIGEHDTRTDPSILQAMELSARNGHTGYAMVPGTDLLRDTVAARVQTRTGVPTSRNNVLITPGGQAALFAAHMAVCDPGDVGLYLDPYYATYPGTIRGVGAMARAVQTTAEGAFQPQAERIDAAAEGAVSLLINTPNNPTGVVYSRQSLEAVADVCKRRDLWLISDEVYDTQVWDGEHISPRALPDMAERTLVVGSMSKSHAMTGSRCGWVVGPEDVIAHLINLATHTTYGVPGFVQDASSFALTAGVELEEKIAAPFRRRRALAMDILASQNIVGLVPAQGAMYLMLDIRATGLSGDAFANALLDAHRIAVMPGESFGKAAAGHVRVAMTVADERFADALKTLCKFASQLARKHAAE, from the coding sequence ATGAAACTGTCTGAACGCATCACGCAGATCACCGGCGGCGGCAGCGATGGCTGGGACGTGTTTTATCGCGCCCGCCGGATGCAGAGCGAAGGACAAGCCGTAACAGAACTGACGATCGGTGAACATGACACCCGAACCGACCCTTCGATTCTTCAGGCGATGGAGCTGTCGGCCCGCAACGGCCACACAGGTTACGCGATGGTGCCCGGCACGGACCTGCTGCGCGACACGGTCGCCGCTCGAGTTCAGACCCGCACAGGTGTTCCGACCTCTCGGAACAACGTTCTGATCACCCCCGGCGGGCAAGCTGCCCTGTTCGCGGCACATATGGCCGTTTGCGATCCCGGTGATGTCGGATTGTATCTCGACCCCTACTACGCCACCTATCCCGGCACGATTCGGGGCGTTGGCGCCATGGCCCGCGCGGTTCAAACCACCGCTGAAGGCGCTTTCCAGCCCCAGGCCGAACGGATCGATGCCGCCGCTGAAGGCGCGGTTTCGCTGTTGATCAACACGCCGAACAATCCGACCGGTGTGGTCTATTCCCGTCAATCGCTCGAGGCGGTCGCTGACGTGTGCAAACGGCGCGATCTTTGGCTGATTTCGGATGAGGTATACGACACCCAGGTCTGGGACGGCGAGCACATTTCGCCGCGTGCGCTGCCCGACATGGCAGAGCGAACGCTTGTGGTTGGATCCATGTCCAAGTCCCATGCCATGACCGGGTCTCGGTGTGGATGGGTCGTCGGCCCCGAGGATGTCATCGCCCATCTGATCAATCTGGCGACCCACACCACCTACGGCGTTCCCGGGTTCGTACAGGACGCCTCCAGCTTTGCGCTGACCGCGGGTGTTGAACTGGAAGAAAAAATCGCCGCCCCGTTCCGCCGCCGGCGTGCCCTGGCAATGGACATTCTGGCCTCGCAAAACATCGTCGGCCTCGTCCCCGCGCAGGGTGCCATGTATCTGATGCTGGATATCCGCGCGACCGGGTTGTCGGGGGACGCGTTTGCCAACGCGCTGCTGGACGCACACAGAATTGCCGTCATGCCCGGCGAAAGCTTCGGCAAGGCCGCTGCCGGGCACGTACGGGTGGCCATGACCGTGGCGGATGAACGCTTTGCGGATGCGCTGAAAACGCTGTGCAAATTCGCGTCGCAACTTGCGAGGAAGCACGCAGCTGAATAA